In the Sebaldella sp. S0638 genome, one interval contains:
- a CDS encoding 2-hydroxyacyl-CoA dehydratase, with the protein MMISYLGVDTGSTTVKAVLLDEEQNIIYKRYERHFSQIKETLYTILKDMEGILGNSDVKVAITGSGGMKLAEDLGVPFIQEVLAGSKAVKHYIPHTDVAIELGGEDAKITFFEEILDQKMNGSCAGGTGAFIDQMATLLETDAQGLNELSKNHKRLYSIASRCGVFAKTDVQPLLNEGAKKEDIAASVFQAVVHQTITGLAQGKKIQGNVAFLGGPLYFLSELRERFRETLELEDHQVVLPENSQYYVAIGTALALYEEENSIVNYNEFIKKYSDIINKKSDVEIEKTDPLFENEEAYNNFKERHSRAKASERDISEYKGDAYLGIDAGSTTTKMILLDKENSILWSFYGSNKGNPVRIVQEQLAELYQLIKNRIKIRKAVVTGYGEALIKNAFNLDMGEVETIAHYKAAKYFNPDVDFVIDIGGQDMKSFKINNGVIESIMLNEACSSGCGSFIETFAKSLNMEIEDFSQRGLKASAPVDLGTRCTVFMNSKIKQVQKEGVSIEDLSAGLSISVVKNALYKVIRVKNAEELGKNIVVQGGTFYNDSVLRAFEMLLGREVIRPVISGLMGAFGSALIAHERAKYDNDYSTIISSEELETFVHDSSTARCGLCTNNCLMTINKFGSRKYISGNRCERPLGKGDINHELPNLFDYKYKRTFDYYEPLGEDKSTRGEIGIPRALNMYENYPLWFTVFTNLGFRVVLSDKSTKELITKGMDSIASDTICYPAKLTNGHIKNLISKGIKTIFYPCVPYNIKEDETATNHYNCPIVNSYPEVIGANIDELKQLDYISPYLPIYDKKMTVEILYKIFGEKYNIKKSELKEAIDKGYDELHKYKEDIRRSGEDALKYAKENNLKSVILAGRVYHLDAETHHGIPELLNSFNLVVLTEDSIAHLGEIKKPLHVVDQWTYHSRLYKAASFAAKEDNVELIQLNSFGCGLDAITTDEVKRILEENNKVYTLLKIDEITNLGAVKIRIRSLLASMYEKEHLEDKCSSCAVTDNEEYTRPVFTKEMKKTHKILIPQMAPFHFQFLETALNIAGYNTEVMDNEGKNVVEEGLKYIHNDACYPSIIVVGQFIDALKSGKYDLDKVALIISQTGGGCRATNYISFLRKALKDNGLEHIPVISFNISGLEKNPGFKLNPKILKDFLHGVLYGDLLMRLVYKTRPYEKNKGETDRVYQKWIDKLKFSLENSESKKLFDKNVKQIIKDFQNIEITDELKPKVGIVGEILVKFQPLANNYLVDFLEKEGAEVSVPELYDFFLYTLQVGKLEYRNYKKNFKRNVVSGFLLKYLQRYRKTIMTELKNTRFKAPKRIEEMEELREGYVSSLNNMGEGWLLTAEMLHLIEDGVNNIVCVQPFGCLPNHVSGKGMIKKIRDLNPTSNIMPIDYDPGASEVNQINRIRLMLSNAKII; encoded by the coding sequence ATGATGATTTCATATTTAGGAGTAGACACAGGATCAACAACAGTCAAAGCAGTGCTGCTGGATGAAGAGCAAAATATAATTTATAAACGTTATGAAAGGCACTTTTCACAGATAAAAGAAACATTGTATACGATTTTGAAAGATATGGAAGGGATACTGGGAAACAGCGATGTAAAAGTTGCCATAACAGGATCCGGCGGTATGAAACTGGCTGAAGATCTGGGAGTTCCTTTTATACAGGAAGTCCTTGCCGGGAGTAAGGCGGTAAAACATTATATACCACATACAGATGTGGCAATAGAACTTGGCGGTGAGGATGCCAAGATTACTTTTTTTGAAGAAATACTGGATCAGAAAATGAATGGAAGCTGTGCAGGAGGTACCGGTGCATTTATAGATCAGATGGCGACACTTTTGGAGACTGATGCCCAAGGACTGAATGAACTGTCTAAAAATCATAAACGATTGTACTCTATTGCATCAAGATGCGGGGTATTTGCTAAGACAGATGTACAGCCTCTTTTGAATGAAGGAGCAAAAAAAGAAGATATTGCAGCTTCTGTATTTCAGGCTGTAGTGCATCAGACAATAACAGGTCTTGCACAGGGAAAGAAAATACAGGGAAACGTTGCCTTTTTGGGAGGACCTTTATACTTTCTTTCGGAATTAAGAGAGAGATTCAGGGAAACACTGGAACTAGAAGATCATCAGGTGGTTCTTCCTGAGAATTCACAATACTATGTGGCAATAGGGACAGCTCTTGCACTGTATGAAGAGGAGAATAGTATTGTTAATTATAATGAATTTATAAAAAAATATTCTGATATTATAAATAAAAAATCAGATGTAGAAATAGAAAAAACCGATCCTCTTTTTGAAAATGAAGAGGCTTATAATAATTTCAAAGAGAGACACAGCAGAGCAAAAGCAAGTGAAAGAGATATCAGCGAATATAAAGGTGACGCATATCTAGGGATTGATGCGGGATCCACTACCACGAAAATGATACTTCTGGACAAAGAAAACAGCATTTTATGGTCTTTTTACGGAAGTAACAAAGGTAATCCGGTAAGGATAGTACAGGAACAGCTTGCGGAACTTTATCAGCTTATAAAAAACAGGATAAAAATAAGAAAAGCTGTGGTGACCGGTTACGGGGAAGCATTGATAAAAAATGCATTTAATTTAGATATGGGTGAAGTGGAGACAATAGCCCACTATAAAGCAGCAAAGTATTTTAATCCAGATGTGGATTTTGTAATAGATATCGGCGGTCAGGATATGAAAAGTTTTAAGATAAATAACGGTGTAATAGAGTCGATAATGCTCAATGAAGCATGTTCGTCAGGATGCGGTTCGTTTATTGAGACTTTTGCGAAATCACTTAACATGGAAATAGAAGATTTTTCGCAGAGAGGGCTGAAAGCATCAGCACCTGTGGATTTAGGGACACGTTGTACTGTATTTATGAACTCGAAAATAAAACAGGTTCAGAAAGAGGGAGTCTCTATAGAAGATCTGTCAGCAGGACTTTCAATTTCCGTGGTAAAAAATGCTCTTTATAAGGTAATAAGGGTGAAAAATGCCGAAGAGCTGGGGAAAAATATAGTGGTACAAGGCGGAACTTTCTATAATGATTCAGTGTTAAGAGCTTTTGAAATGCTTCTTGGAAGAGAAGTAATAAGGCCGGTTATTTCAGGATTAATGGGTGCTTTTGGTTCGGCACTTATCGCACATGAAAGAGCAAAGTATGATAACGACTATTCGACAATTATCAGTTCCGAAGAACTGGAAACGTTTGTACATGATTCCAGCACGGCAAGATGCGGGCTTTGTACGAATAACTGTCTGATGACAATAAATAAATTCGGCAGCAGAAAATATATTTCCGGAAACAGATGTGAAAGACCTCTGGGGAAAGGTGACATAAATCATGAACTGCCGAATCTGTTTGATTATAAATACAAAAGAACTTTTGATTATTACGAACCGCTTGGGGAAGATAAAAGTACAAGAGGAGAGATAGGTATTCCCAGAGCTTTGAATATGTATGAAAATTACCCTCTATGGTTTACTGTATTTACAAATTTGGGCTTTAGAGTGGTGCTATCGGATAAGTCAACAAAAGAATTAATCACCAAAGGGATGGACAGTATAGCATCGGATACTATATGCTATCCTGCGAAACTCACTAACGGACATATAAAAAATCTTATATCAAAGGGAATAAAAACTATATTTTATCCGTGTGTTCCATATAATATAAAAGAAGATGAAACTGCAACAAATCATTATAACTGCCCTATTGTAAACTCTTATCCTGAAGTGATAGGTGCCAATATAGATGAACTAAAACAACTGGATTATATCAGTCCTTATCTGCCGATATACGACAAAAAAATGACTGTGGAGATACTTTATAAGATTTTTGGCGAAAAATATAATATAAAAAAATCAGAATTAAAAGAAGCAATAGACAAAGGCTATGATGAACTTCATAAATATAAGGAAGATATACGGAGATCAGGTGAGGATGCATTAAAGTATGCTAAAGAAAATAATCTGAAATCAGTTATACTTGCAGGAAGAGTGTATCATCTTGATGCTGAGACACATCATGGAATACCGGAATTACTAAATTCGTTTAATTTGGTGGTGTTAACGGAAGATTCGATAGCACATCTCGGCGAAATAAAAAAACCCCTTCATGTGGTGGATCAGTGGACATATCACTCAAGACTTTATAAGGCAGCAAGTTTTGCGGCAAAAGAAGATAATGTGGAACTTATTCAGCTGAATTCCTTTGGATGCGGTCTGGATGCCATTACCACAGATGAGGTAAAAAGAATTCTTGAGGAAAATAACAAAGTTTATACTCTTTTGAAAATAGATGAGATAACAAATCTGGGAGCTGTAAAGATAAGAATAAGATCACTTCTGGCTTCCATGTATGAGAAAGAACATCTGGAAGATAAATGTTCCTCTTGTGCGGTTACTGATAATGAGGAGTATACAAGACCGGTATTTACTAAAGAAATGAAGAAAACACATAAAATATTAATACCGCAGATGGCTCCTTTTCACTTTCAGTTTTTGGAAACAGCACTGAATATAGCGGGTTACAATACTGAGGTAATGGATAATGAAGGTAAAAATGTAGTGGAAGAAGGGCTGAAATATATACATAATGATGCATGCTACCCTTCGATCATAGTAGTAGGACAGTTTATAGATGCTTTGAAATCAGGGAAATATGATCTTGATAAAGTGGCACTTATAATATCACAGACAGGGGGCGGATGCAGGGCAACGAATTATATTTCCTTCCTGAGAAAAGCCCTGAAAGACAACGGACTTGAGCATATTCCCGTAATATCTTTCAATATATCGGGATTGGAAAAGAATCCCGGATTTAAGCTGAATCCAAAAATATTAAAAGATTTTCTGCATGGGGTATTGTACGGCGACCTGTTAATGAGACTCGTTTATAAAACAAGACCTTATGAAAAAAATAAAGGTGAAACAGACAGGGTTTATCAAAAATGGATAGATAAATTAAAATTTTCACTGGAAAATTCGGAAAGTAAAAAATTATTTGATAAAAATGTAAAACAGATAATTAAGGATTTTCAAAATATAGAGATAACTGACGAACTGAAACCTAAAGTAGGTATAGTGGGAGAAATTCTGGTGAAATTCCAGCCGCTTGCTAATAACTATCTTGTGGACTTTCTTGAAAAAGAAGGGGCAGAAGTCTCAGTCCCTGAATTATATGATTTCTTCCTGTATACATTACAGGTAGGAAAACTGGAATACAGAAACTATAAGAAAAATTTTAAAAGAAATGTAGTGTCAGGTTTCCTGCTTAAATATTTACAGAGATACAGAAAAACTATTATGACAGAACTGAAAAATACAAGATTTAAAGCACCGAAAAGAATAGAAGAAATGGAAGAATTAAGAGAAGGCTATGTGTCTTCACTTAACAATATGGGTGAAGGATGGCTTCTTACTGCGGAAATGCTCCATCTGATAGAAGACGGGGTAAATAATATAGTATGTGTCCAGCCTTTCGGATGTCTTCCGAATCATGTCAGCGGAAAAGGTATGATAAAGAAAATAAGAGATCTGAATCCTACCTCGAATATAATGCCTATCGATTATGATCCGGGGGCAAGTGAGGTAAATCAGATAAACAGAATAAGATTAATGCTGTCAAATGCAAAAATAATATAA
- the thrB gene encoding homoserine kinase, whose amino-acid sequence MKKFKVTVPATSANIGIGYDCLGVALDYYLELMVSENETIEYLENGEEFSISLEENYIYSTIKLIEEKYNKKVPNYKVEIIKNEIPVSRGLGSSSSAIIAGILIADKFLGGILSEEEMAKLATEIEGHPDNVLPAIFGGMILASHDSENFYYSRIPFDENVYFYVMIPDFRLSTEKARAVLPKEYKVSDLISNASKLGLLVDSFHNKRYDNLRFLLDDKVHQPYRFSLINNSEDIFSFSRKHGALGEYISGAGPTLISLNYKNEEFFSAMRKELDGLADKWSIEMKKICNNGAKTEDIAE is encoded by the coding sequence ATGAAAAAATTTAAAGTAACAGTTCCGGCAACAAGTGCAAATATAGGAATAGGATATGACTGTCTCGGAGTGGCTCTGGATTATTATCTGGAACTTATGGTATCGGAAAATGAAACTATAGAATATCTGGAAAATGGCGAGGAGTTTTCTATTTCCCTTGAAGAGAACTACATTTATTCCACAATAAAATTAATAGAGGAAAAATATAATAAAAAAGTTCCTAATTATAAAGTAGAAATAATTAAGAATGAAATTCCGGTATCCAGAGGTCTGGGAAGCAGTTCCAGTGCAATAATTGCCGGTATTCTCATAGCGGATAAATTTCTCGGCGGGATATTATCTGAAGAGGAAATGGCAAAACTGGCAACAGAAATAGAAGGACATCCTGATAATGTACTCCCTGCTATTTTCGGCGGTATGATACTCGCATCACATGACAGTGAAAATTTTTATTACTCAAGGATACCATTTGATGAGAATGTCTACTTTTATGTTATGATTCCTGATTTCAGGCTTTCTACCGAGAAGGCAAGAGCAGTTCTGCCTAAAGAATATAAAGTTTCCGATCTGATAAGCAATGCATCAAAGCTGGGACTTCTTGTGGACAGTTTTCATAATAAAAGATATGATAATCTGAGATTTCTTCTTGATGATAAGGTACATCAGCCATACAGATTTTCTTTAATAAATAATTCGGAAGATATATTTTCTTTTTCAAGAAAACACGGAGCATTGGGAGAATATATAAGCGGAGCTGGCCCGACATTAATTTCTCTGAATTATAAAAATGAAGAATTCTTTTCTGCCATGAGAAAGGAACTGGACGGTCTGGCAGATAAATGGAGTATAGAAATGAAAAAAATCTGCAATAATGGCGCCAAAACGGAAGATATCGCAGAATAA
- the serA gene encoding phosphoglycerate dehydrogenase yields MYKVLVGEFIDDNAVKILKAQKNIETDIKIGISREEILDIIENYDALIVRSVIKVDKELLDKGKNLKIVGRAGNGIDNIDVKEATNHGVIVANTPDSNTVSACELAIALLLATARNILPADRYLKSGKWEREIFVGNEVFHKTLGIIGLGRIGSLVATRMKAFGMDLIAYDPYISDERFRRYECKKAETLDELLEVSDFVTIHTPKTAETLKIISYDQIKKMKDGVRLVNAARGGVFDEAAVAKGLESGKIASYGFDVHEKEPRSESPLYAFDNVITTPHIGATTHEAQENVGKQVVKQLINGLNGEIVETAVNLPTMGREEFAVIKPYIQFVEKLGKIYYQVKKGAIKFVNLIYYGNISSQETAIIDSSFMKGLLYPVLKEEVNYINSLVLADKRDIKFHSIKKEEKYYNYPDVIKIEVVDEKGEKFSIVGIIGGNQEERIVEINGYPIDVVISENMLLVENNDVPGVIGNVGRILGEESVNIATMHVGRKEDSAIMLLTVDDVVEEKSIKKLEEFEQIRKVKYLNL; encoded by the coding sequence ATGTACAAGGTTTTAGTAGGAGAATTTATTGATGACAATGCAGTCAAGATTTTGAAAGCACAGAAAAATATAGAAACGGATATCAAAATAGGAATATCAAGAGAAGAAATTTTGGATATTATAGAAAATTATGATGCATTAATAGTCAGAAGTGTTATAAAAGTGGATAAGGAATTACTGGACAAAGGAAAGAATCTGAAAATAGTGGGGCGTGCAGGAAACGGGATAGATAATATAGACGTAAAAGAAGCCACGAATCACGGAGTAATAGTGGCGAATACTCCTGACAGCAACACTGTTTCAGCATGTGAACTAGCTATAGCACTGCTTCTTGCTACTGCAAGAAACATTCTTCCAGCAGACAGATATTTGAAATCAGGAAAATGGGAAAGAGAAATATTCGTAGGAAATGAAGTTTTTCATAAAACACTGGGAATAATCGGACTGGGAAGAATAGGGTCGCTTGTTGCTACGAGAATGAAAGCTTTTGGGATGGATCTGATAGCATATGATCCTTATATATCAGATGAAAGATTCAGAAGATATGAATGTAAAAAAGCAGAAACTCTTGACGAACTTCTGGAAGTATCTGATTTTGTGACTATTCATACGCCTAAAACAGCAGAAACGTTAAAGATAATAAGTTATGACCAGATAAAGAAGATGAAGGACGGAGTGAGACTGGTAAATGCAGCCAGAGGAGGAGTTTTTGACGAAGCTGCCGTGGCCAAAGGTCTGGAAAGCGGAAAAATAGCCAGTTACGGTTTTGATGTACATGAAAAGGAACCTAGAAGCGAGAGTCCTTTATACGCATTTGATAATGTAATAACAACGCCGCATATAGGAGCAACAACACATGAAGCTCAGGAAAATGTAGGGAAACAGGTTGTGAAACAGCTAATAAACGGATTAAACGGCGAGATAGTAGAAACAGCAGTAAATCTGCCTACAATGGGAAGAGAAGAGTTTGCCGTAATAAAACCATATATACAGTTTGTGGAAAAGCTAGGGAAAATATATTATCAGGTAAAGAAAGGCGCGATCAAATTCGTAAACCTTATATATTACGGTAATATAAGCAGTCAGGAAACAGCAATAATAGATTCTTCTTTTATGAAAGGGCTTTTATATCCTGTGCTGAAAGAAGAGGTTAATTATATAAACTCTCTGGTTCTTGCAGATAAAAGAGACATAAAATTTCATTCTATAAAGAAAGAAGAGAAGTATTATAATTATCCGGATGTAATAAAAATAGAAGTAGTGGATGAAAAAGGAGAAAAATTCAGCATTGTTGGGATAATCGGAGGTAATCAGGAAGAGAGAATAGTAGAAATAAACGGATATCCTATAGATGTAGTGATATCTGAAAATATGCTTCTTGTAGAAAATAATGACGTACCGGGTGTTATAGGAAATGTGGGAAGAATACTCGGAGAAGAAAGCGTAAATATAGCTACAATGCATGTGGGAAGAAAAGAAGACAGTGCTATTATGCTTCTTACAGTAGACGATGTGGTAGAAGAGAAGTCAATTAAAAAGCTGGAGGAATTTGAACAGATAAGAAAGGTAAAATATCTGAATCTGTAG
- a CDS encoding C40 family peptidase, translated as MYAKRSDNNGVNNFINRDESFASSLDIKVKDPNTAKASYSNTDSTKSGAVRDRIIDFAKTKLGSTYVWGATGPNVFDCSGFVKFVFQNAADISLPRVSSDQATYKPRISSMNMRKGDLVFFETTGRGQISHVGIYMGDSQFIHASSGGKRVMVSSLDGGYYNKAFRWAINPF; from the coding sequence TTGTATGCTAAAAGGAGTGATAATAATGGTGTCAATAACTTCATAAACAGAGATGAATCATTTGCTTCAAGCTTAGATATAAAAGTAAAGGATCCTAATACTGCTAAGGCTTCTTACAGTAATACAGATTCAACAAAATCAGGTGCTGTCAGAGACAGAATTATAGATTTTGCAAAAACTAAATTAGGTTCCACATATGTATGGGGCGCTACAGGACCAAATGTGTTCGATTGTTCAGGATTTGTAAAATTCGTATTCCAGAATGCTGCTGACATTAGTTTACCAAGAGTATCAAGTGATCAGGCCACATATAAGCCTAGAATATCTTCTATGAACATGAGAAAAGGAGATTTAGTTTTCTTTGAAACTACAGGAAGAGGTCAGATTTCACACGTAGGTATCTACATGGGAGACAGTCAGTTTATTCACGCATCTTCTGGTGGAAAAAGAGTTATGGTTTCAAGTCTTGATGGTGGATACTATAACAAAGCATTTAGATGGGCTATAAACCCGTTTTAA
- a CDS encoding autotransporter outer membrane beta-barrel domain-containing protein — protein MPEEKFTVRGIGLSGTSVWTGIGINTNTDSGWSWYANYDMQIEREKISNNIFSVGVKINLN, from the coding sequence ATGCCTGAAGAAAAGTTCACTGTGAGGGGAATAGGGCTTTCTGGTACCTCTGTATGGACAGGAATAGGAATAAATACCAATACAGATTCAGGATGGTCGTGGTATGCAAATTATGACATGCAGATAGAAAGAGAGAAAATATCGAATAATATATTCTCTGTGGGTGTGAAGATAAATCTTAATTAA
- a CDS encoding autotransporter domain-containing protein: MKKILLLPVILILLAGCGSSGSESSGETSQPSPVNPSIPYNKNDPHTVREIQQQGYDGSNVTVGVVDSTFDINNWEFRDKDGKSRLSADMKDVESKNIHGTLVAEIIGGRTMGVAPGVKIIGAPAGAICSDGQDRCIKTNLNMYTQLYNEGVRIYNQSFGTESLSITNAGKSNFSLLNSLNNFYEKKSKSDSLFIWSTGNQGSKQPQLEAGIPYLYPQMEKGWIAVTAIDSKTGVISDYANRCGVAKNWCVSAVGDYIFNARSVTGAGTSFSAPVITGVAVLVNQKYPWMNGDLLRQTILSTASDMGASGVDEVYGWGLVNAAKAIKGPSLFDTSLALGQHVHVDFEEVTSIFENDIGGNAGIIKVGSGILVLSGKNTYTGESIINGGELRVTGEVASQININSGGTFSTNGGKILNSVINKSGNFRNTGNGGEISGDYIGGSESVFENEIGAKLSITGEALLGGSKLRILLPESSGDNYGYINETGRKEVMITAEKGIADKFGKVEASELLNPELKYETSYVELSIKRKDTVSYAIAEYGSDKTRLNSSENLEQIFQVLDKSYENGEFKMQAAEIQRMNAGELAAALDSISGQIYASSQALTFQQSQAVNRELANRMSMLGNKNSRTGIWFSGIGAAGRLYESGYAKADTYLYGAQAGIDKYVTDNTVLGLAVAFSEAKADFDRYAGKSDSQNIGISVYGKHNFNGENLYIMGRAGAAYISSDVEREILTGKSSKKTDVSHDDYGLSAYGEAGYRFDTAKNSAVIPFLGMQYDSLKRGSFSEGSNLMGLKAESKTYNQTSAIAGIRTEGNFRWAAGKSIVSGHVTVKKSLNNEDLSIYRYA; encoded by the coding sequence ATGAAAAAAATTCTATTATTACCTGTAATTTTAATACTCTTAGCAGGCTGTGGAAGTTCCGGAAGCGAAAGCTCAGGAGAAACAAGCCAGCCATCACCTGTTAATCCTTCAATACCTTATAATAAGAATGATCCTCATACAGTAAGAGAAATACAGCAGCAGGGTTATGACGGAAGCAATGTTACAGTCGGAGTCGTGGATTCGACATTTGACATAAATAATTGGGAATTCCGTGATAAAGACGGGAAATCCAGATTAAGCGCAGATATGAAAGATGTAGAAAGTAAAAATATACACGGAACTCTGGTAGCGGAAATAATAGGCGGCAGAACAATGGGGGTGGCACCGGGTGTGAAAATCATAGGAGCACCTGCGGGAGCAATATGTTCTGACGGTCAAGACCGCTGCATAAAAACAAATCTGAATATGTATACCCAACTTTATAATGAAGGGGTCAGAATTTATAACCAGTCTTTCGGGACAGAATCACTTTCAATAACAAATGCAGGCAAATCAAACTTTTCTCTTTTAAATTCTCTAAATAATTTTTATGAAAAAAAATCAAAAAGTGACAGTCTTTTTATATGGTCCACGGGAAATCAGGGTAGTAAGCAGCCTCAGCTTGAAGCTGGAATTCCATATTTATATCCGCAGATGGAAAAAGGATGGATAGCAGTAACAGCGATAGATTCCAAAACAGGAGTTATCAGTGATTATGCCAACAGATGCGGTGTGGCAAAAAACTGGTGTGTATCCGCCGTAGGTGATTACATATTTAACGCGAGAAGTGTAACGGGAGCTGGCACTTCATTCTCAGCTCCGGTTATTACAGGTGTAGCGGTACTGGTGAACCAAAAATATCCCTGGATGAACGGTGATCTTTTGAGACAGACTATATTGTCAACAGCTTCTGATATGGGAGCATCAGGAGTGGATGAAGTATACGGATGGGGACTTGTTAACGCGGCAAAAGCAATAAAAGGACCGTCATTATTTGATACAAGTCTTGCTTTAGGCCAACATGTACATGTGGATTTTGAGGAAGTTACGTCAATTTTTGAAAATGATATAGGCGGAAATGCGGGAATAATAAAAGTAGGAAGCGGAATATTAGTTTTGTCGGGGAAAAATACTTATACAGGGGAAAGTATAATAAACGGCGGAGAATTAAGAGTAACCGGAGAAGTGGCATCACAGATAAATATAAACAGCGGGGGAACATTTTCAACTAACGGGGGAAAAATATTAAACAGTGTTATTAATAAAAGCGGGAATTTTAGGAACACAGGGAACGGCGGGGAAATAAGCGGAGATTATATAGGTGGTTCTGAGTCGGTTTTTGAAAATGAAATAGGAGCAAAATTAAGCATAACAGGAGAAGCACTTCTGGGCGGATCGAAATTGAGAATACTTCTACCTGAGAGCAGCGGGGATAACTACGGTTATATTAACGAAACCGGAAGAAAAGAAGTGATGATAACAGCAGAAAAAGGGATAGCCGACAAATTCGGAAAAGTAGAAGCTTCCGAATTGTTAAATCCCGAACTTAAATATGAAACTAGTTATGTAGAGCTGAGTATAAAGAGAAAAGATACAGTTAGCTATGCAATAGCAGAATATGGTTCAGACAAAACACGGCTAAATTCTTCTGAAAATCTTGAGCAGATATTCCAAGTTTTGGATAAGTCATATGAAAACGGGGAATTCAAAATGCAGGCAGCAGAAATACAGAGAATGAATGCGGGTGAATTAGCCGCCGCTTTAGATAGTATCTCAGGACAGATATATGCGTCTTCACAGGCACTGACATTTCAGCAGTCACAGGCAGTAAACAGAGAACTGGCAAACAGAATGAGCATGCTTGGCAATAAAAACAGCAGAACAGGAATATGGTTCAGCGGAATAGGTGCGGCGGGACGTTTGTATGAATCGGGATATGCAAAAGCTGATACATATTTATACGGTGCACAGGCCGGAATTGATAAATATGTGACAGATAATACTGTGTTAGGATTAGCGGTTGCTTTTTCAGAAGCCAAGGCTGATTTTGACAGATATGCAGGAAAATCAGACAGTCAGAATATAGGAATTTCTGTATACGGGAAACATAATTTTAACGGGGAAAATCTGTATATAATGGGGAGAGCCGGTGCAGCTTACATATCATCAGATGTGGAAAGAGAAATATTAACAGGGAAAAGCAGCAAAAAAACAGATGTATCGCATGATGACTATGGATTGTCAGCATACGGTGAAGCAGGTTACAGATTTGATACCGCAAAAAATTCAGCTGTAATACCATTTCTGGGAATGCAGTATGACAGTCTGAAAAGGGGAAGTTTTTCAGAAGGCAGCAATCTAATGGGCTTGAAAGCAGAAAGTAAAACATATAATCAAACTTCTGCAATAGCCGGAATAAGAACTGAGGGGAATTTTAGATGGGCAGCAGGTAAGAGTATAGTATCAGGTCATGTTACAGTGAAAAAAAGCCTGAATAACGAAGATCTTAGTATATACAGGTATGCCTGA